The following proteins come from a genomic window of Denitromonas sp.:
- a CDS encoding antitoxin Xre/MbcA/ParS toxin-binding domain-containing protein, translating into MSTAAAIAPEPRSVDRLLGGRKVLHSQPRTPLDWVSLIRHGISSTAIDVLSKTLHLTQSELASALAIPERTLARRKKEGTLSSEESAKVVRLARVVERAEEVFEDLGAALDWLKSPNAALGGDTPLSLIDTDIGTQSVMDTLGRIEHGVYG; encoded by the coding sequence ATGAGCACCGCAGCTGCAATCGCACCCGAACCGCGCTCGGTCGACCGCCTGCTGGGCGGCCGCAAAGTCCTGCACAGCCAGCCGCGCACCCCGCTGGACTGGGTCAGCCTGATCCGTCACGGCATCTCCTCCACCGCCATCGACGTACTGTCCAAAACCTTGCACCTCACCCAGAGTGAGCTGGCCAGCGCACTCGCCATCCCCGAGCGCACGCTGGCCCGCCGCAAAAAGGAAGGCACGCTCAGCAGCGAAGAGTCCGCCAAGGTCGTGCGCCTGGCCCGCGTGGTAGAGCGCGCCGAAGAAGTCTTCGAAGACCTCGGCGCCGCCCTCGACTGGCTCAAATCCCCCAACGCTGCCCTCGGCGGCGACACCCCGCTGTCGCTGATCGACACCGACATCGGCACCCAGAGCGTGATGGATACGCTGGGGCGGATCGAGCATGGGGTGTATGGCTGA
- a CDS encoding Glu/Leu/Phe/Val dehydrogenase dimerization domain-containing protein — protein MECFNAPDFDHHEQVVFAHDAASGLKAIIAIHDTTLGPAMGGCRIWPYADEAAALTDALRLSRGMTYKSALAGLPVGGGKAVVIGDARHIKTPALLTALGRAIDRLGGRYITAEDVGTSPADMAQLAQVTRFVTGISRDGSGGDPSPYTARGVYHGIRAAVRHRLGSDSLAGIHVAVQGLGHVGSALCQMLASAGAQLSITDIDADRCYRLAHRLGATPVAPDAILDTEADVFAPCALGAVITADTLPRLRVAIVAGAANNQLATDDLADALQARNILYAPDYAINAGGIIQVCHAYFGNDTPVDARVAGIYDTLLDLFARADHHRINTLAAADGRARERLTNG, from the coding sequence ATGGAATGTTTCAACGCCCCGGACTTCGATCACCATGAACAAGTGGTGTTTGCCCATGACGCCGCCAGCGGACTCAAGGCCATCATCGCCATCCACGACACCACCCTCGGCCCGGCCATGGGCGGCTGTCGCATCTGGCCCTATGCCGACGAAGCCGCGGCGCTGACCGACGCGCTGCGCCTGTCACGCGGCATGACCTACAAATCGGCCCTCGCCGGCCTGCCGGTCGGCGGCGGCAAGGCAGTGGTCATCGGCGATGCCCGGCATATCAAGACACCCGCCCTGCTCACCGCGCTCGGCCGCGCCATCGACCGGCTTGGCGGCCGCTACATCACCGCCGAAGACGTCGGCACCAGCCCGGCCGACATGGCACAGCTCGCGCAGGTCACCCGCTTCGTCACCGGCATCAGCCGCGACGGAAGCGGCGGCGACCCTTCGCCCTACACCGCGCGCGGCGTCTATCACGGCATTCGCGCCGCGGTCCGCCACCGGCTCGGCAGCGATTCGCTCGCAGGCATCCATGTCGCCGTGCAAGGCCTCGGCCATGTCGGCAGCGCCTTGTGCCAGATGCTCGCCAGCGCTGGCGCGCAGCTGAGCATCACCGACATCGACGCCGACCGCTGCTACCGGCTGGCCCATCGCCTCGGCGCCACGCCGGTCGCCCCCGACGCCATCCTCGACACCGAGGCCGATGTGTTCGCCCCATGTGCGCTCGGCGCGGTCATCACCGCCGACACCCTCCCCCGCCTGCGCGTGGCCATCGTTGCCGGCGCCGCCAACAACCAGCTCGCCACCGACGACCTGGCCGACGCACTCCAGGCGCGCAACATCCTCTACGCACCCGACTACGCCATCAACGCCGGCGGCATCATCCAGGTCTGTCACGCCTATTTCGGCAACGACACCCCGGTCGATGCCCGCGTCGCCGGCATCTACGACACCCTGCTCGACCTCTTCGCCCGCGCCGACCACCACCGCATCAACACCCTCGCTGCGGCCGATGGTCGCGCCCGCGAGCGTCTGACGAACGGTTGA
- a CDS encoding flavodoxin family protein has product MKRLLIVYHTQSGHTGALADAVRAGAETADGVTVRCLRAFDAGVDDLARCDALLLGTPENFGYMSGALKDFFDRTYYPLEGQLTGLPFALFISAGNDGTNAVREIRRIATGYGWREVAEPHIARGDVTPADIDACHALGAAMGEGLAMGIF; this is encoded by the coding sequence ATGAAACGCCTGCTGATCGTCTATCACACCCAGTCCGGCCACACCGGCGCGCTCGCCGACGCCGTGCGGGCCGGCGCCGAGACGGCGGACGGCGTCACGGTGCGCTGCCTCAGGGCCTTCGATGCCGGCGTGGACGACCTGGCCCGCTGCGACGCTCTGCTGCTCGGCACGCCGGAGAACTTCGGCTACATGTCCGGCGCCCTCAAAGACTTCTTCGACCGCACCTACTACCCGCTCGAAGGCCAGCTCACCGGCCTGCCCTTCGCCCTGTTCATCAGTGCCGGCAACGACGGCACCAACGCCGTGCGCGAGATCCGCCGCATCGCCACCGGCTATGGCTGGCGCGAAGTGGCCGAACCGCACATCGCGCGCGGTGACGTCACGCCGGCCGACATCGACGCCTGCCATGCCCTGGGCGCCGCCATGGGCGAAGGCCTGGCCATGGGCATCTTCTAG
- a CDS encoding DMT family transporter — translation MRRLFDLPYLLLTLTTLFWSGNMVIGRGIRADVPPFGLAFWRWTLALCLILPFAWPHLRTQWPLVRRHWRPIVLLGALGVGGYNTFAYLALQYTTAINATMLNSLIPVATLLLAGVLLRRRLQRLEIIGVVLSLIGVSVIVTHGNPAMLLDWQFNPGDFWMLIAVMVWGLYTVGLHWRPGGMHPMVLLAAMTVVGICVLAPAWAWELSQGRHIVLHPGSLTAIAYTAIFPGFLGYVFYNRGVALVGPSRGALFIHLMPVFGTILSVIFLDELPAAFHGVGIALILSGIWLTTRHPEVR, via the coding sequence ATGCGCCGCCTGTTTGATCTTCCCTACCTCCTGCTGACGCTGACCACCTTGTTCTGGTCGGGCAACATGGTCATCGGCCGTGGCATTCGCGCCGACGTCCCGCCCTTCGGGCTGGCCTTCTGGCGCTGGACGCTGGCCCTGTGCCTGATCCTGCCCTTTGCCTGGCCCCACCTGCGCACACAGTGGCCGCTGGTGCGCCGCCACTGGCGGCCGATCGTGCTGCTCGGCGCGCTCGGCGTGGGGGGCTACAACACCTTCGCCTACCTGGCCCTGCAATACACCACGGCGATCAACGCCACCATGCTCAATTCGCTGATCCCGGTCGCCACCCTGCTGCTGGCCGGCGTGCTGCTGCGCCGGCGGCTCCAGCGCCTTGAAATCATCGGCGTGGTGCTGTCGCTGATCGGCGTCAGCGTGATCGTCACCCACGGCAACCCGGCCATGCTGCTCGACTGGCAGTTCAACCCCGGCGACTTCTGGATGCTCATCGCCGTGATGGTGTGGGGCCTGTACACGGTCGGCCTGCACTGGCGCCCCGGCGGCATGCACCCGATGGTGCTGCTCGCCGCCATGACGGTGGTCGGCATTTGCGTGCTGGCGCCGGCCTGGGCCTGGGAGCTGTCGCAGGGCCGGCATATCGTGCTGCATCCGGGCAGCCTCACCGCCATTGCCTACACCGCGATCTTTCCGGGCTTTCTCGGCTATGTGTTCTACAACCGCGGCGTCGCCCTGGTCGGCCCCAGCCGCGGGGCGCTGTTCATCCACCTGATGCCGGTGTTCGGCACCATCCTGTCGGTCATCTTTCTTGACGAGCTGCCGGCGGCGTTCCATGGTGTGGGCATCGCCCTGATCCTGTCGGGCATCTGGCTGACCACCCGGCACCCGGAAGTCCGCTGA
- a CDS encoding host attachment protein codes for MAITWILVANASLAKLYANYGPNKGLKLVKEMIHPESRQKNKDLVTDRPGSIQSSPGSGYESHTPPKTQAARAFAQELAQEFYQGRNKQAFGRAILVAPPAFMGMLNAVMDGPTAQLITDRVEKDYTKTNEPDLAMRLGSSICL; via the coding sequence ATGGCCATCACCTGGATCCTGGTCGCAAATGCCAGCCTTGCAAAGCTCTACGCCAACTACGGCCCCAACAAGGGCCTGAAGCTGGTCAAGGAGATGATCCACCCCGAAAGCCGACAGAAGAATAAGGACCTCGTCACCGACCGACCGGGCAGCATCCAGTCGTCACCCGGCAGTGGCTATGAATCCCATACCCCACCCAAAACCCAAGCCGCACGCGCCTTCGCACAGGAGCTGGCGCAAGAGTTCTACCAGGGCCGCAACAAGCAGGCCTTCGGGCGTGCCATCCTGGTCGCCCCCCCCGCCTTCATGGGCATGCTCAACGCCGTGATGGACGGCCCCACCGCCCAGCTCATTACCGACCGGGTCGAGAAGGACTACACCAAGACCAACGAACCCGACCTGGCCATGCGACTGGGAAGCAGCATCTGCCTCTGA
- a CDS encoding M90 family metallopeptidase, whose protein sequence is MLRTLRRWLFGAAESPVVTDEQWQRVEAGLPFLDYLPAERRPHLRALALDFLNQKTFHGAHGLVLTDDILLAIALQACLPILNTGLDAYRDWVGVVVYAGDFVIARTEMDEDGVVHEYDDPVLGEAWPDGPVIVSWQAREHVDGLNVVIHEFAHKLDMCNGQADGFPPLPADMRRADWARIFTAAYEDFCYRVDHGLPHAIDAYAAESPAEFFAVISEAFFETPLKLRAAYPAAYAQLKRLYGLDPAAGANPSPPRGSNAVEP, encoded by the coding sequence ATGCTGCGCACGCTGCGGCGCTGGCTATTCGGCGCGGCCGAGTCGCCGGTCGTCACCGACGAGCAATGGCAACGCGTCGAAGCCGGACTGCCGTTCCTCGACTATCTGCCTGCCGAGCGCCGCCCGCACCTGCGTGCGCTGGCGCTCGACTTCCTCAACCAGAAGACCTTCCACGGCGCGCACGGTCTGGTGCTGACCGACGACATCCTCCTCGCCATCGCGCTGCAGGCCTGCCTGCCGATCCTCAACACCGGGCTCGACGCCTACCGCGACTGGGTTGGCGTGGTGGTCTATGCGGGCGATTTCGTCATCGCGCGGACGGAGATGGACGAGGACGGCGTGGTGCACGAATACGACGACCCGGTGCTCGGCGAAGCCTGGCCGGACGGCCCCGTGATCGTCTCCTGGCAAGCCCGCGAACACGTCGACGGGCTCAACGTGGTGATCCACGAGTTCGCCCACAAGCTCGACATGTGCAACGGCCAGGCCGACGGCTTTCCGCCGCTGCCCGCCGACATGCGCCGCGCCGACTGGGCGCGCATTTTCACCGCCGCCTACGAGGACTTCTGCTACCGGGTCGATCACGGCCTGCCACACGCCATCGACGCCTACGCTGCCGAAAGCCCGGCCGAGTTTTTCGCCGTCATAAGCGAGGCCTTCTTCGAAACCCCGCTCAAGCTGCGCGCCGCCTACCCCGCCGCCTACGCCCAGCTCAAGCGGCTCTACGGCCTCGACCCGGCAGCCGGCGCGAACCCTTCACCGCCACGAGGCTCCAATGCGGTAGAGCCCTGA